The genomic region ACATCATGAGCGGATGGGAGAATGATGACTTGCATAAGAACCCTCTTTTTCAGCCATAAAAACAAACCAATATAAGACCAATTAAAACGCAAGATCAAATTATTTTCCACAATTCTGTCATATTTATTTGCCTGAACGAATAATTGGTGCTAATTTTTAAAAAAATAAATACCTAAAAGATACCAATAAGACTTTAGAGACTAATAAAAAAGCAACCACATCACAATTGGAAAACACAATCGGAGAGTACTCATGTTAAATGTTCGTTCCGCTTTACTTCACAAAAAACCGGAAGCAAAAACGGTTACAAAGCTCACTTGCCTAGCGGCGATACTGCTTAGCAGTACTGGTATCGCGCAAGCGGCAGATGGTTTATCTATTGAAAGTTGGCGTAGTGACGATGCTAACATCTGGTCAGATGTTATTATTCCAGCCTTCAACAAAAGTCACCCAGACACAAAAGTAAACTTCGCACCAACCCCTCCAACTGAATACAACTCGGCACTGCAGGCAAAGTTAAAAGCGGGTTCCGCTGGTGATTTAATCACTTGCCGTCCATTCGATACCGCTCTCGACCTTTATAAAGATGGTTACCTAGCCAACTTAAATGATCTAAAAGGCCTCAAACAATTCTCCGATGTAGCGAAAAGTGCTTGGGTAACAGATGATGGTAAAGACCAATTCTGTATGCCTGTTGCGTCTGTTATTCACGGCTTTATTTACAATAAAGAAATATTTAAAGAACTGAATTTATCTATTCCTAAAACACGCGATGAATTTTTTAATACTCTGGATACCATCAAATCAGAAAGCCGTTACATACCACTAGCCATGGGGACTGCAGACCAATGGGAAGCCGCCACAATGGGATTCCAGAACATTGGCCCGAACTATTGGGAAGGCGAAAAAGGTCGTAAGGCACTCTTAACAGGCGAAGAAAAGTTAACTGACAAAGCCTATGTGGACACTTGGAAAGAACTGGCCGAGTGGAAACCGTATCTGGGCAGAGGTTTTGAAGCGCAAAAATATTCTGATTCACAAAACCTATTTACTTTAGGTCGGGCAGCCATTTACCCAGCGGGCTCTTGGGACATTCAGACATTTAACAATCAGGCGGATTTTGAATTTGGCGCCTTCCCACCACCTGTGGCGAAATCAGGAGACACTTGTTACATAAGTGATCATACCGATATGGGGATTGGCATTAATGCGAACTCGACTAATAAAGAAGCCGCTAAAGTCTTCTTAAATTGGATGGCTAGCAAAGAATTCGCCACGCTTTATGCCAATGCGGTTCCAGGGTTCTTCCCATTGTCTAATCACCAAATCGACATCAAAGATCCTGTTGCACAAGAGTTTATGAGCTGGCGTCAGCAGTGCAAATCGACCATTCGTAACTCTTATCAAATCCTATCTCGTGGTACGCCAAATTTAGAGAACCAACTATGGAACGTTAGTGCTCAGGTTATCAATGGCACCATGACACCAGAAGAAGCCGCCAAAGAAACACAGGACGGTTTGGAGCAATGGTACAAACCTCAGCAATAAGTTAAACCCAACCCTGATCCTCTCCCATTGAAAATAAGGGGAGAGGATCATAACTCGCCTGCTCCTCCCCCTGCTAAGGGGGAGGCTGGGAGGGGGTTAAGATTAATAACAATTTGAGATGAACTATGACGCCATCCAACCAACATGACGAAAAGAAGCCTTTCCCATGGCACTTGGTGTTTTTCCTTGGGCCAGGATTACTGATTTACGTTGTTTTCAGTGTTTACCCCTTACTCGATACACTCGTATTAAGCCTGTACAACGAGCAACAAGGACAAAGTAGCTTTGTTGGCCTGCAAAACTTTAT from Marinomonas rhizomae harbors:
- a CDS encoding ABC transporter substrate-binding protein; this encodes MLNVRSALLHKKPEAKTVTKLTCLAAILLSSTGIAQAADGLSIESWRSDDANIWSDVIIPAFNKSHPDTKVNFAPTPPTEYNSALQAKLKAGSAGDLITCRPFDTALDLYKDGYLANLNDLKGLKQFSDVAKSAWVTDDGKDQFCMPVASVIHGFIYNKEIFKELNLSIPKTRDEFFNTLDTIKSESRYIPLAMGTADQWEAATMGFQNIGPNYWEGEKGRKALLTGEEKLTDKAYVDTWKELAEWKPYLGRGFEAQKYSDSQNLFTLGRAAIYPAGSWDIQTFNNQADFEFGAFPPPVAKSGDTCYISDHTDMGIGINANSTNKEAAKVFLNWMASKEFATLYANAVPGFFPLSNHQIDIKDPVAQEFMSWRQQCKSTIRNSYQILSRGTPNLENQLWNVSAQVINGTMTPEEAAKETQDGLEQWYKPQQ